Below is a window of Humulus lupulus chromosome 2, drHumLupu1.1, whole genome shotgun sequence DNA.
tatcatctttttaagaaaaagataacaacttaaatttcaaaattcaaaattcataattcaaaatttaaatttctattatcatcttattattaattaaataagtacaataatcaaaaccaattttgactatccatatttatttattcacatttaaataaaataattgattaaaatcaatttattatatttatacacaattttgaaaattgcacaaatgcaataatataTTGTGCAATCTCAATTATCagataattgcacatttatcccaaagaataaatatttcttaaatagttcattcacagtttaacccttgtatcaactcttaccttgattagtgttgatagtgttaggaaaatattgttttgcctcaatggaaatgattataatattacaactctatgcaataatattacaagtaaatatagattgattaaataaggttacaactctataactgaaaatacaaataaactaaagaaatgaaaaagatgaagatgatgaagagaatagtaagaatacaactctaagcaaaagattacaagtaaaataaagtgtttagaccaaatgaaaagattacaactcttaaacaaaatatacaagtaaatagaacaagagaataagaagaaaagcaatagaataaaaagaagaacagaaacacaatcaaactctcacttacacaacctaagtgaagaggattggggatcaccaacttgaacaagatttaaaacatttgtccaaaagcttatttccccctaactcaagcactaagggatctctctcagatattggaaaagctttatggaattatcaagcctcaaggtgtttctagccaagtgctctagtggatagaaaagttgtgtcttacaagtgagctataggctcctatttatagagtttatagacaccctttgaatttcaaattccaccaacccccatggctgttaccaatgtttaattggattaatatggaattaaaaagagatttgggagttatttgggttttttaagccgttcaacaaagattgaaaaaactgaaaatttggtcagttttggcctgtggccgcagccactggtctctgacccataagccgcggccactgaatgttggtggccgcggccactgaccaaattcaacacaaaaattgtgttgtttttccaaacggttccaaaccctcccaaatgattttgtaactcccaaaacacattattggggttaaaatcatatctctaacagccatatcacatatggcttttatgatattcatctcaatattgtgtaacaacaatttacacaataaaggataatatttggaggttacaaatttgtaacaccaaatatgttactttatttggatatatctcatatatctaaatattataattctttattatatgttataatatgtgacaaactttgtcacatttatttaatctaaaacattatattataaaataatataacagatagAGCCGCCCTTGGGACCTAtagaccaataattccaagctccaataaataaaatattattaatcaacactctttgattcaataatcatatttctTAATCTCATgagtattccactataaatatgagactgaactcttgagaattaaagacatatattttagagtactttattgtaaccataaaatgtccattgatataatcattacatacaaattaatcatctattgatgattcacaATTAAGTgtgaataaaattattgttttacccttttaattatatcttgattcctagtgtaccattgactttacttctgaaggttaattcataatctgattatgaatttgacgtcaataacattttcaattccaaaagccaacccaatagggaatcatcatccAATCTGTAAGAAGtaatagattccatatttgttaagctatgtcatcagccatatacatcattgagtccccaaaacaatagttcttagcctggtcattctgacaaaccataatgcattaattaaatgatcaaataacatatataagagttcatagtaacttcataaTTAAGACCAGTTTGtgtatgatcatcagttgatgtgttttatactctgaaatggtatttaaacaagtattattaaatcacatctggtccagttctatatactcTCAGCatgtaaagtacctccactaaagtgtacTACTACaatagtaatccggatctaggtcacatgtattcataatactagtggatcgtactagcagtaattaatctaaagattccataactttattatactgcgaactatttaagttcattatctcaactttgatcctctcataccaatataagattgagaccacatagaagaacttgagaattttatgatatttacttaatattattagcaataatatagtacataagctatatatatacaataattcaattcattcatttatttcattaataccattgtctactacaattgctttaagggcacaattcccaacaggtGCAGTACTTTAAGGCCTGAGGAGGCACCTCTCCGAGCGTCATGGGCAGCTTGATTTGCCCAATCAGAATGAGACCTTCCCCAGAGAACCCGTATAGAGTCGAAGTGCATGGGGACAAGTCATTCGTGGTCAGCCCAATCTTCTCATAGGAAgacttaaacaggatgttcacaGAACTATTGTTGTCCACCAGGATCTGAgccaccatcatgttggaaatctgGCTCTCAACCACTAAAGGATCGTGGTGGGGAAAATGGAACCTTCGAGCAACTTCCtcggagaatgtgatgacttggtcagtcatcctAGGCATATATGCTGTCAGCTGAGTTAATGCCAGTATCTCGTCATCGCGATTCAAGGCTCACCCATATCTATTCTGTGAAGATCGGCAGGTGCTCCCCAAGTGGATTCCTCCAGAGATAGTTCTAACTCACCTAGTCACTGGGGAAGGCTCGTGGACTACATGTTGTGGGGCTGCTGGTGCTGCCCTGAAGCTTGCAGAGCTGACTGTTGTGGAGGCACTCCTGCAGCTGGGGCCAAAGCCAGGTGCGCTCCACCCTGAGCATACTGATGCAAATTCcctagcttgatgagattctcaatatCATCCTTGAGTTTTTGACACTTGTTGGTGTGGTTCCCCACATCATTATGGAATCAAAAAAAATTGTTGGGATCTCTCCTCTCCCTGTCCTTCCAGATGGGCTGCAGTTTCCTATAGTGGACGTGTTGTTCCATGGCCAAGAAAATGTTCTCCCGAGAGTTCACCAGGTCTGTATACTCGAAGTATTGCGAGACATAATTCTCCTCGGGGGCCGCTCATTGTCCTACCGAAGCTACTACAGCTCTCTTGGGCTTTCTGCCCTTACCTTTGCCCCCATGCATATTTCTGTTGGGGGTCCTGCTGGGTGCAAGTTACTGGGCTGGAACCATAGTTCCAGCACCGAATGTAGGCTAAAAATCATTGTACCCAGTGGGTGCGGCTCCATATCCTGTTGGAGCAGCACTGAAACCAACAAGAGGCATATAACTAAAGTCAATTGATTGAAAAGTGGGCTAAATTGCAAGGCGCTCACCACACTTTGTTGGACAGGAGTGTAAGATGGGTACTAGGTCCCCATAGCCACAGGGCTCAGAGTCAATGAAGCGAGAAAAACGATGAGTCTGCCAAACACTCCAATCTAGGCATCCTCCCAATTTATATATTCTTGTGGTCGACGAATGAAGTCGTCGAGCCTACAGCATCCCCTCCactggaggtcatcccacaaaGGAGACCTCGCAAGGATGCCTACCTGCAAGGCAATCAACTATTTGTCGTCGTCGACCTTCTTGGTCCTAGAGGCTTCCTCCTTGAAACgtttgatgtaggccttgagggtttcgaggggtccttgctttatgttggccaaggcattgacctcaaagctcaccaTCCTAGCTGTTATAAATTGTCTTTGAAATGAGGATGAGAGTTGGAGCCAGGAATGAATGGACCTCGGtttgtgcttcttgaaccactcattTATCGGTCCCGTCAAGGGCAACGGGAACATGTGGCACTTCGCGTCCTCAGAGACACGATGCACCAAAATTAATCGGTTGAACTTTGATAGATGGTTGGTGGGATCTGTACTACCATCATAAGACATGATGGGTGACATATTGAAGCCTCAAGGTAACAGGGCTTCCACTATGTGGGAAGCACACACTCCCCTTCCTCATCCTCTGAGTCGTAGTCATGGTATTTTCTTCGGGCCATCCTGAGAATAATATTTTTTAAGCTCTCCAATTCCGCCCAGAGAAGATCATGGTTTTGATTGCCACTTTGTGCCAGGTGTTCTCTTTTCTAGGCATTAAGATTGTCCCAAAGATTTGGCTGATCTCTTCTCCCGGGGTTTCCCCTCGGAGCTGCAATACCCCTATAAGGATTTAAGCCTTCTCTTAGGTCTGGTTGACCTTGGTGGAAACCATTTTCCTTAGGATATCCTACTTCGTTCTCTCCATTAGACTCAATGATTTTGTTATTCACTTAGATGTTGAAGCCTTGCTCTCGGTTAACGAAGACATTCCTCAGGTTGGCCCCTTGGTTGGGGGTTCTGCAAGACTAGTGAGGTGCTAGGGGGACACTTCCTCTAGGCCTAGTACGATTCATCCCGACAGGCCTAGGTGGAACGCCTTCGACTCCACAAGTGTTGGCAACTCGATGATGTCCTCGAGCACCTTGCCCTTTACTCTTTCTTGTTGGCCTCAGAGTCTTGTTGTGTTCAAGGGCTCGACGAGTCTTCTTTTGTCCCAGAGCAAGATTGTCATCGATTTTTCCCTTACCACACTCTTGTGGCACATGTAGGGCTCCAGCTCCAACTAGGTGCATAAGCGGCACACCAGCTGGCGGATCTTACACCACGTCAGCagggtgctcaggaggcacacCTGCTGCGTTAACCAGTGGCACTACAGCTGCGTGCACGGGTGGCACACCAGCTAGCTACCTAGATGGTACTTCACCATGTgggtccactcgcagcccttgGGCTGCCAGAGTGgccctcatggcgttaaccatctccGGTAAGACGATAATACTTCCCTCCTGGGCATCAAGTTTTTCCTGTTGGGTAGCTACTTGGTCGCGAAGCACCACCACCTCTGGTTGGTCCTTCGCGTCCATAGGCTTAGGATAATCTTCCTCATAATATTCGCCATCATCGCCGTCGCTTATGCCGTCATATTCGACATTCTCATCGTAATCCTCCAAGACCTTCTCTGGGAGGTTTTGTGGAGGTGGACGGATGGTTTCTCCTCCCTCAGCTTTGGTGGGAGGAGCCACATCATCTGATGCATTCCATatagtggtcaccatagttgttttcttcaggctctcaatgaaagcaccaaaatgttgactgtcttttttgctatcaacctaatctaagaTCTTAACAGAGATTAGAAGAATATAACACAGAGGTTTTATGTGgtttaggctataaaagagccctagtccgaGAGTCTTTTctattagtgagtttgaagcttgtttgagcaagcttcaatgaaGTCTCAAGCAACATATATATTGCTCTAagtttacaatgcttaactaGCCAAAATTCTCAACTCTTTACAAGGAGAtgccccaaccctatttatagaggtctaGGTCATTAATGTCCTTAATTGACAATTAATACCACATTCTCCATTATTTGGGGAGTAAACTACTAATTAATTACATAGAGATGCACTAATACAGACCATGTGCCCAGGCagattgcacggggcccatttGTAGAAAGCTGCCTACCAACCTTACAGGGAATAGGTATCTGACCATGTCAGGATACGGTGCATGTTTGCTCATGTCAGGCGGTGTTGTCGAGTGTATGATCTCGACACCACTATTCGAGGCTCACCAAAGTTGTCAGACAATCTTCTGGTGGGCCACAGAATCCTAAACTTGGCAGCTACTCCAGGTCCGAGGACAAAAATCCTAAACTTGACGGATTGACGAATGAAGAAAGCGAGAAGACCGCCTGAATGGTTCTCGTGGCGTGACcttacttggagacatccacacctTGGAAATGGGTCGTAGACATCTGCGCCTTGAGGACAGACATCAGAGTGTGACCTTACTCGGAGACATACGTATCTGGCTAGATCATAATACAAAACCTCACGAGCACTTGAGGAGCCTAATTACTCCTCTAATGACTTTAACTTTTCCTTTGGTGAAAACAAGGACaacataatttaatttaaatttttttaacaaataagGTGTCTGTATTTATTATTGGGGTGTATATCTCCAATTAGAAAATAGGTGAgacgaaaaaaaaaaaagtgggtgAATATTaagaatttaaaatatgcttttaagggttttttaaaaatattttttcaagGAAAAAAACACAATTAGcgataatatatttaaaaaaatcccGGTcactcactttttttttttttaaaatcccgGTTAAGTAGGATAAAAAATTGTATTctacaaaaattataatattaaaaaaaaaaaaatacataaaacacaTGAGTTGAGAAAGTCATGCAGTTTAGTTTTGGAACCACTTTTGCTAAAATATCGAAAGCAAAGAATCGAATCGTACACCAAACCCCCAAAACCTCAATTCTCTCACATTCAAACGCCTCAATTTTCTGTCTCTGTTCACCGGAAGGATTTTTATCTACTTTTTCAGCATCACCCAAAATCTAGTGAAAAGTTATGACGTTTCAGCCACCATTATCGTTTTCAGTATTCCAGAGTAAAGGGTTTTGAGTTTTTCAGAGGAGGAGAATCATGGAGTTCCAAGAAGGTTTGATGAGGTTGATTATCCAAGACGCAGAAGAAAACCATTGCAAATcaaaaagagaaaagaagaaagagaagagtgcAGAGACTGGTAATCCAAGACGTAAATGGAAGCTTTTTCATAGGTCATCGACTGCAATTCCCACAAAAGCCCAATCAAATCAACCTCCCAGTGAATTTTTATGTCCCATTACTGGGTCTTTAATGGCAGAACCAGTTATTGTGTCATCAGGCCACAGTTTCGAACGTGCCTGTGTTGAAATATGTAAAGCTTTAGACTTCATTCCCACTCTACAAGACGACTCCACACCCGATTTCTCCTCCGTGATCCCCAATCTCGCCCTGAAATCTACCATCATTAGCTGGTGCCAGAAGTACTCTGTAAATCCTCCGAACCCCCTGGATTCTAACTCTGCCGAGAAGCTTGTTCGTACATTAATGGCGACACAGGATCAAAAACCCAAGACCAACCAGATGAAAAGCGATAGCGAAGACAATGAGATTctaataaaagagaaattagtaCAATTAATTGAACCCGTAACCGTGAATTTCAACCACGCAACCACCAAGGTTCCTCAAAGCCCGATTCACTTCCAGTCGAAATCGTTGGAATCCATCGAAACAACGATGCCATCTCCGCCATTGCCACTCGCTACTCGACCGAGTTGCtactcttcttcatcatcatcatcagaaATCGAAACCCTCCCCATTACccctgaagaagaagatgaaatacTAACCAAGCTTAAAAGCCAACACGTCTTCGAAGTGGAAGAGGCTCTAATCACAATGAGAAAGATCACGCGGACGAGAGAGGAGTCCAGGCCCCACCTCTGTTCCTATCAATTGCTCTCAGCCCTAAAATCGTTGATCGTCTCGAGGTACACTGGTGTTCAGGTGAACTCAGTCGCAGCTTTGGTAAATCTGTCTCTTGATAACACGAACAAGATGAAGATCCTACGGTCAGGAATCGTTCCCCCTTTGATCGACGTCCTCAAGGGCGGTTCCAAGGAAGCACAGGAGCACGCGGCCGGAGCAATCTTCAGTTTAGCCCTAAACGACGACAACAAAACCGCCATTGGCGTATTAGGAGCTTTGCCGCCATTGCTTCACTTGCTCCGATCCGAGAGCGAGCGGACTCGGCACGACGCAGCGCTCGCTCTGTACCACCTGACGCTGGTCCAGACGAACCGAACCAAGCTGGTGAAGCTCGGCGCAGTCCCGAACCTCCTATACATGGCAAAATCCGGCCACATGACGAGTCGAATACTGCTCGTACTCGGCAACTTGGGCTCTTGTACGGAGGGCCGGGTAGCGTTGTTGGACGCCGGTGCGGTGGGGAGTTTGGTGGAGATGTTAAAGGGGGGCCAGTTGGGTTCTGTCTCGGCTAGGGAGAGCTGCGTGGCGGTGCTGTACACGCTGAGCTACGGGGGTTTGAGATTCAAGGCGTTGGCTAAGACGGCAGGGGCCGTGGATGCGTTGTGGAAGGTGGAGACGGTGGGGACTGAGAGAGGGAAGCAGAAGGCGAAGATGATAATGGAGATCATGAAAGGGAGAGGGGACGTTGAAGAAGATGAGGATGTGGATTGGGAGGACTTGCTTGAGTCGGACTCTGACTCTCATTCTCATTCTCGACTCTTCGTCGGCGGTGGTGGAATCACCGGGTCCAAGCATAACTCGTCCGAGTTTTGAGTACagttagttttcttttttatatattatttctttctttttgagtTCCTTCTCATtatttcttggttttttttttcagaaattctCTTTCTTTTGTAGAAATCTACA
It encodes the following:
- the LOC133818093 gene encoding U-box domain-containing protein 40-like → MEFQEGLMRLIIQDAEENHCKSKREKKKEKSAETGNPRRKWKLFHRSSTAIPTKAQSNQPPSEFLCPITGSLMAEPVIVSSGHSFERACVEICKALDFIPTLQDDSTPDFSSVIPNLALKSTIISWCQKYSVNPPNPLDSNSAEKLVRTLMATQDQKPKTNQMKSDSEDNEILIKEKLVQLIEPVTVNFNHATTKVPQSPIHFQSKSLESIETTMPSPPLPLATRPSCYSSSSSSSEIETLPITPEEEDEILTKLKSQHVFEVEEALITMRKITRTREESRPHLCSYQLLSALKSLIVSRYTGVQVNSVAALVNLSLDNTNKMKILRSGIVPPLIDVLKGGSKEAQEHAAGAIFSLALNDDNKTAIGVLGALPPLLHLLRSESERTRHDAALALYHLTLVQTNRTKLVKLGAVPNLLYMAKSGHMTSRILLVLGNLGSCTEGRVALLDAGAVGSLVEMLKGGQLGSVSARESCVAVLYTLSYGGLRFKALAKTAGAVDALWKVETVGTERGKQKAKMIMEIMKGRGDVEEDEDVDWEDLLESDSDSHSHSRLFVGGGGITGSKHNSSEF